The following proteins come from a genomic window of Schistocerca gregaria isolate iqSchGreg1 chromosome X, iqSchGreg1.2, whole genome shotgun sequence:
- the LOC126299329 gene encoding U-scoloptoxin(01)-Er1a-like: MLRHVFLVVLFVALAYVHCKPASLRPLHRAKRWEEFPNVTFTFDCSDRAVGFYADMEHHCQIFHMCDEDGRRIPYLCANDTSFNQEYRVCDWEYNFDCQKSQDWYYLNELTYVTDPPKPKNARPINAGQ, encoded by the exons CGCTGGCTTACGTGCACTGCAAGCCGGCCTCCCTTCGACCTCTGCACCGG GCTAAAAGGTGGGAAGAGTTTCCGAACGTGACATTCACGTTTGACTGCTCGGACCGCGCCGTGGGATTCTATGCCGACATGGAGCATCACTGCCAGATCTTCCACATGTGCGATGAGGACGGCAGACGCATCCCCTACCTCTGCGCCAACGACACTTCCTTCAACCAGGAGTACCGTGTCTGCGACTGGGAGTACAACTTCGACTGCCAGAAGTCACAGGACTG gtactatcttaacgaactGACATACGTCACTGATCCACCAAAGCCCAAGAACGCAAGGCCCATAAACGCAGGACAATAG